The Chloroflexota bacterium genome window below encodes:
- a CDS encoding adenosylcobalamin-dependent ribonucleoside-diphosphate reductase has protein sequence MTAPRILDPGYRPQLTANGHYMLRFRYLKRNGDGQFEAPVVMFRRVAWTLAQVERQFNSDLDDSQITTWADRFFTAMTDGQFLPNAPTLLGAGRLLGQLFACFVLPVDDSIDSIFDTLRMAAQVHSKGGGTGFSFSRLRARGTPIATGGVATGPVSFMEVFDRETEAIKSGGTGWGANMGVLRCDHPDILEFVSAKAQGALRNFNISVAVTDQFMDAAARDEDFALVDPHTQKIVRRLPARFLLHSVCEQAWRTGDPGLLFIDQINANNPTPALGAIEATNPCGEAPLLPFEACCLGGINVAAFHDPDGQTYSWDKLEQTAGLALRMMDNVIQASRFPLPEIHAAVHRTRKLGIGVMGFADLLIAMGIAYDSPEAEALAGQLMTTIQAGTRVMSQRLAATRGPFPAYAGSRWQQLGHPPMRNATTTSNAPNSTISAVAGCSAGIEPHYSIAYSKHLANGEQLREVNQSFVQALQHRGLDDRELMQIAETSGSVQDMTALPDDLRRVFVTAHDISPAWHIRIQAAFQQHTDLGVSKTINLPHTATVADVRDAFLLAYQLGCKGITCYRDRCQEAQFLSITVPRIQPASQESCSVCT, from the coding sequence GTGACAGCCCCACGTATTCTCGACCCCGGCTACCGGCCACAGCTGACTGCCAACGGTCATTACATGCTGCGCTTTCGTTACCTGAAACGCAATGGCGATGGCCAATTCGAGGCGCCGGTCGTCATGTTCCGGCGCGTCGCCTGGACGCTGGCGCAGGTCGAGCGCCAGTTCAACTCTGACCTGGACGACTCCCAGATCACCACCTGGGCGGATCGTTTCTTCACGGCGATGACCGACGGGCAGTTCCTTCCCAACGCGCCGACTTTGTTGGGGGCCGGCCGGTTACTGGGGCAACTCTTTGCCTGCTTTGTATTGCCGGTGGACGACTCGATCGATTCGATCTTCGACACCCTTCGTATGGCTGCGCAGGTGCATAGCAAAGGGGGCGGAACCGGCTTTTCATTTTCTCGTCTGCGCGCACGGGGTACGCCCATTGCTACTGGTGGCGTGGCAACCGGTCCCGTTTCCTTTATGGAGGTGTTCGACCGGGAGACCGAGGCGATAAAATCGGGAGGCACCGGTTGGGGTGCCAACATGGGTGTGTTGCGCTGCGATCATCCCGACATCCTTGAATTCGTCTCGGCCAAGGCCCAGGGCGCCCTGCGCAATTTCAACATCTCTGTAGCCGTCACAGACCAATTCATGGACGCGGCTGCGCGGGACGAGGATTTCGCGCTTGTCGACCCGCACACGCAGAAGATCGTACGTCGCTTGCCGGCACGGTTTTTGCTCCACTCTGTCTGTGAGCAGGCCTGGCGAACTGGTGATCCTGGCCTGTTGTTTATCGACCAGATCAACGCCAATAATCCCACACCGGCTTTGGGTGCCATTGAAGCGACGAATCCATGTGGGGAGGCACCCCTGTTGCCCTTCGAGGCCTGTTGTCTGGGGGGTATCAACGTCGCTGCATTTCACGACCCGGATGGCCAAACATACAGCTGGGACAAGCTGGAGCAGACTGCAGGTCTGGCCCTGCGCATGATGGACAATGTCATCCAGGCGAGCCGGTTTCCGCTGCCAGAGATCCACGCGGCGGTCCACCGCACGCGCAAGCTTGGCATCGGTGTAATGGGTTTCGCCGACTTGCTCATCGCGATGGGCATTGCCTACGACTCGCCCGAAGCCGAAGCGCTGGCCGGCCAGCTTATGACGACGATTCAGGCCGGTACGCGGGTCATGTCGCAGCGTCTGGCGGCAACACGGGGGCCATTCCCGGCGTATGCCGGCAGCCGGTGGCAGCAGCTGGGCCACCCCCCGATGCGTAACGCCACAACGACCAGCAATGCCCCCAACTCGACAATTTCGGCCGTGGCCGGCTGCTCGGCAGGTATTGAGCCCCATTATTCCATTGCCTACAGTAAACACCTGGCAAATGGCGAACAACTGCGCGAGGTAAACCAGTCCTTTGTGCAGGCGTTACAACATCGTGGGCTGGATGATCGCGAACTGATGCAAATTGCCGAGACATCGGGCTCCGTCCAGGATATGACCGCGCTGCCAGACGATCTGCGGCGTGTATTTGTGACCGCCCATGACATTTCACCAGCCTGGCACATCAGGATCCAGGCCGCTTTCCAACAACACACCGATCTGGGTGTATCAAAGACGATCAACTTGCCGCACACCGCGACCGTTGCCGACGTAAGAGATGCCTTCTTGCTGGCGTACCAACTGGGATGCAAGGGCATTACCTGTTATCGAGACCGTTGCCAGGAGGCCCAGTTCCTTTCGATCACCGTTCCCCGCATCCAACCTGCCAGTCAGGAGTCATGTTCTG